Proteins encoded by one window of Arachis ipaensis cultivar K30076 chromosome B04, Araip1.1, whole genome shotgun sequence:
- the LOC107635454 gene encoding F-box/kelch-repeat protein At3g23880-like — protein MEQKKQQQDENYKSKSIHDILPLELIHIILLRVPLKHLGRLKCVSKLWNTLISDPHFAESHVHLSAAPTHVCLFINEYSQAFSVDIDAVFDGYKHATAIKEVSLPFKTKTHYNFEVMCSCRGFVLLHRAPHFFVVWNPVTRSSKRVSYSHIVSRCNRKCFMFPGSAILYGFGYDASQDDYLVVVASRDMHDQEHFDCLSFKTNSWINLDSALSKPLGRSNWESRGFFLNGAIHWSSRTLKVRDYSILIFDLKERSFSTISMPEQVMDYLDPTYLVLLGGCLALYSYRTKGNKTNIWVMKEYKVHSSWTFYEISRGQSEPLCISNESYIEPFCISNESDIIALYDFCSRLFLNFTKYNTRGELLKHKYFDYCHLEHFKDRYHWLSDYGTSYTVYTESLVPLPSDIKDKDKDKKKKKNGHQNQKDVKQRKRTRSE, from the exons ATGGAGCAGAAGAAGCAACAACAGGATGAGAATTACAAGAGCAAGAGCATTCACGATATTCTCCCTCTTGAGTTGATTCACATAATCTTACTTAGGGTGCCGCTCAAACATCTCGGTCGCCTCAAGTGCGTTTCGAAGCTTTGGAACACTCTCATTTCTGATCCACACTTTGCGGAATCGCATGTTCACCTCTCTGCCGCACCCACCCATGTATGCCTCTTCATAAATGAGTATTCCCAGGCTTTCTCTGTTGACATTGACGCAGTATTTGACGGCTACAAGCATGCTACTGCAATAAAAGAGGTATCTCTCCCTTTCAAGACGAAAACACATTATAATTTTGAAGTTATGTGCTCCTGCAGAGGCTTTGTTCTCTTACACCGAGCCCCGCATTTTTTTGTCGTATGGAATCCAGTGACTAGATCCAGCAAAAGAGTATCCTACTCTCACATTGTTTCTCGTTGTAATCGCAAGTGCTTTATGTTTCCCGGTAGTGCGATTTTGTATGGATTTGGTTATGATGCTTCACAGGATGACTACTTAGTTGTTGTAGCTTCTCGGGATATGCATGACCAAGAGCACTTTGATTGTTTGTCTTTTAAAACCAATTCATGGATTAATCTTGATTCTGCACTCTCCAAACCCTTGGGTAGGAGCAACTGGGAATCTCGTGGGTTCTTCTTGAATGGTGCTATTCATTGGTCGTCCCGCACTCTTAAAGTTAGAGATTATAGTATTCTTATATTTGATTTGAAGGAAAGAAGTTTCTCAACCATATCTATGCCTGAACAAGTGATGGATTATCTCGATCCCACTTATCTCGTCCTACTAGGAGGGTGCCTGGCCTTGTATTCTTATAGAACCAAAGGCAATAAAACTAACATTTGGGTAATGAAAGAATACAAAGTGCATTCATCTTGGACTTTCTATGAGATTTCTCGTGGACAGTCTGAGCCCCTCTGCATTTCCAATGAAAGTTACATTGAGCCTTTCTGCATTTCCAATGAAAGTGACATTATTGCATTATATGATTTTTGTTCACGTCTCTTCTTAAATTTTACCAAATATAATACCAGAGGAGAGCTCCTCAAACACAAGTATTTTGATTATTGTCATCTCGAACATTTTAAAGATCGTTATCATTGGCTCTCTGATTACGGCACAAGCTACACTGTATACACAGAGAGTCTCGTGCCACTCCCTAGTGACATTAAGGATAAGGATaaggataagaagaagaagaaaaatg GTCATCAGAATCAGAAGGATGTCAAACAGAGAAAGAGAACTAGGAGCGAATGA